One Arthrobacter sp. FW306-07-I genomic window carries:
- a CDS encoding dicarboxylate/amino acid:cation symporter, whose amino-acid sequence MSTQTSTPSPAGKTGFQLPKWAGSFGFQIIAALIVGLGLGLLAKYTGSTKANPNALGATLQTIGSSYVSLLQTAVVPLIFTAVVSSISNLRQVSNAARLAWNTLLWFAITSLIAVLIGMGLGVLLQPGANTGISGDAKYTGKSGDWWAFLVGLFPKNFLGLGASSTVGDSGAVTTSVSFNVLQILVIAIAVGVAALKVGKAAEPFLKLNASALAVIQKVLWWIIRIAPLGTIGLIGNAVAVYGWDTIGSLGKFTVAIYAGLVLVLFVVYPILIRSHGLSIRQYFSGVWPAVQLAFVSRSSVGTLPLTQRVTERSLGVPRAYASFAVPLGATTKMDGCAAIYPAVSAIFVAQFFGIHLDFSQYLLIALVSVLGSAATAGTTGAVVMLTLTLSTLGLPLAGVGLLLAIDPILDMGRTAVNVAGQALVPTIVAKRQGILDESLYNAPRNGTPFVDDSDAVAAATDGTTADTAPRELQDAKA is encoded by the coding sequence GTGAGCACTCAGACAAGCACCCCATCTCCCGCAGGGAAGACCGGATTCCAGCTGCCCAAATGGGCGGGCTCGTTCGGCTTCCAGATTATCGCCGCCCTTATCGTGGGCCTCGGCCTCGGACTGCTGGCCAAATACACCGGCAGCACCAAGGCCAACCCCAACGCGCTCGGCGCCACACTGCAGACCATCGGCTCAAGCTACGTGTCCCTGCTGCAGACCGCCGTCGTTCCGCTGATCTTCACCGCCGTGGTCAGCTCCATCTCCAACCTGCGCCAGGTATCGAACGCGGCCAGGCTGGCATGGAACACGCTGCTGTGGTTCGCCATCACGTCCCTGATCGCAGTGCTGATCGGCATGGGCCTGGGCGTCCTGCTGCAGCCCGGAGCCAACACCGGCATCAGCGGGGACGCCAAGTACACCGGCAAGTCCGGTGACTGGTGGGCCTTCCTCGTGGGCCTCTTCCCCAAGAACTTCCTGGGCCTGGGTGCCAGCTCCACCGTCGGCGATTCCGGCGCCGTCACCACCTCCGTCAGCTTCAACGTCCTGCAGATCCTGGTCATCGCCATCGCCGTGGGCGTCGCCGCCCTCAAGGTGGGCAAGGCTGCAGAGCCCTTCCTGAAGCTGAATGCCTCGGCCCTCGCCGTCATCCAGAAAGTCCTATGGTGGATCATCCGCATCGCACCGCTGGGCACCATCGGCCTGATCGGCAACGCCGTCGCCGTCTATGGCTGGGACACCATCGGCTCGCTCGGCAAGTTCACCGTGGCCATCTACGCAGGCCTGGTCCTGGTGCTGTTCGTGGTCTACCCCATCCTGATCCGCAGCCACGGCCTGTCCATCAGGCAGTACTTCTCCGGCGTATGGCCCGCCGTCCAGCTGGCCTTCGTATCCCGCTCCTCCGTGGGAACCCTGCCGCTCACCCAGCGCGTGACCGAGCGCAGCCTGGGCGTCCCCCGCGCCTACGCTTCCTTCGCCGTGCCGCTGGGCGCCACCACCAAGATGGATGGCTGCGCGGCCATCTACCCTGCCGTGTCGGCCATCTTCGTGGCCCAGTTCTTCGGCATCCACCTGGACTTCAGCCAGTACCTGCTGATCGCCCTGGTCTCGGTCCTCGGATCCGCAGCAACCGCCGGCACCACCGGCGCCGTGGTGATGCTCACCCTTACGCTCTCCACGCTGGGACTGCCGCTGGCCGGCGTCGGACTCCTGCTCGCCATCGACCCGATCCTGGACATGGGCCGCACCGCTGTGAACGTTGCAGGCCAGGCGCTGGTCCCCACCATCGTGGCCAAGCGACAGGGCATCCTGGATGAGTCGCTGTACAACGCGCCCCGCAACGGCACGCCGTTTGTGGACGACAGCGACGCCGTGGCCGCCGCGACCGACGGCACCACTGCTGACACCGCACCCCGCGAACTGCAGGATGCAAAGGCGTAA
- a CDS encoding acyl-CoA carboxylase subunit beta: MSHDLTTTAGKIADFRDRQARAEQPSGPEAIEKQHARGKNTARERIALLLDEDSFVEFDALAVHRSTAFGMEKKKPLGDGLVSGYGTVDGRLVAVYSQDFTVYGGSLSQVNGEKIVKVQEFALRNGCPVVGILDGGGARIQEGVASLAMFADIFRNNVHASGVVPQISLIMGPSAGGAAYSPALTDYVVMVDKTSHMFITGPDVIKTVTGEDVDMETLGGARQHNATTGTSTYLASDETDAIEFVRELLDFLPSNNLSEAPVLGHQQELEIDDDDLALDALVPDSANQPYDMRAVVEQIVDDGHFLEMQALYAPNVMIGYGRVEGHTVGIVANQPLQFAGTLDIAASEKAARFVRHCDAFNIPIITLVDVPGFLPGKDQEFQGIIRRGAKLLYAYAEATVPKLTVITRKAYGGAYIVMGSKKLGADLNLAWPTAQIGVMGAQGAVNILYRRDLAAVAQDGGDVEARRAEVIRQYEEELLNPYQAAELGYVDAVIAPSDTRIQIIKGLRALRDKRASLPAKKHGNIPL; this comes from the coding sequence ATGAGCCACGATCTGACAACGACCGCGGGGAAGATTGCCGATTTCCGCGACCGCCAGGCGCGCGCCGAACAGCCCTCCGGCCCCGAAGCCATCGAAAAGCAGCACGCGCGGGGCAAGAACACCGCCCGTGAGCGCATTGCCCTCCTGCTGGACGAGGACTCATTTGTCGAGTTCGACGCCCTGGCTGTCCACCGCTCCACCGCCTTCGGCATGGAGAAGAAGAAGCCGCTGGGCGACGGCCTGGTCTCCGGCTACGGCACCGTGGATGGACGGCTGGTTGCCGTCTACAGCCAGGACTTCACCGTCTACGGCGGATCACTCAGCCAGGTCAACGGCGAAAAGATCGTCAAGGTCCAGGAGTTCGCGCTCCGGAACGGTTGCCCCGTCGTCGGCATCCTGGACGGCGGCGGCGCCCGCATCCAGGAAGGCGTTGCCTCGCTGGCCATGTTCGCCGACATCTTCCGCAACAACGTCCATGCCAGCGGCGTGGTGCCGCAGATCTCGCTCATCATGGGCCCCTCCGCCGGCGGCGCGGCCTATTCCCCCGCCCTCACCGACTATGTGGTGATGGTGGACAAGACCTCGCACATGTTCATCACCGGCCCGGACGTCATCAAGACTGTCACCGGCGAGGACGTGGACATGGAAACCCTGGGTGGAGCGCGGCAGCACAATGCCACCACCGGAACCTCCACCTACCTGGCCTCGGACGAAACCGACGCCATCGAGTTCGTGCGCGAACTGCTGGACTTCCTGCCCTCCAACAACCTGTCCGAGGCGCCCGTGCTGGGACACCAGCAGGAGTTGGAAATTGACGACGACGACCTCGCCTTGGATGCGCTGGTCCCGGATTCTGCCAACCAGCCCTACGACATGCGCGCCGTGGTGGAACAGATCGTCGACGACGGGCACTTCCTCGAGATGCAGGCCTTGTACGCCCCCAACGTGATGATCGGCTACGGCCGGGTGGAGGGGCACACTGTTGGCATCGTGGCCAACCAGCCGCTGCAGTTCGCCGGCACCCTGGACATCGCCGCCTCCGAAAAGGCCGCCCGCTTTGTCCGCCACTGCGACGCCTTCAACATCCCGATCATCACCCTGGTGGACGTTCCCGGGTTCCTTCCCGGCAAGGACCAGGAGTTCCAGGGCATTATCCGCCGCGGGGCCAAGCTCCTCTACGCCTACGCCGAGGCCACCGTCCCCAAGCTCACCGTCATCACCCGCAAGGCCTACGGCGGCGCCTACATTGTCATGGGTTCCAAGAAGCTTGGCGCGGACCTGAACCTGGCCTGGCCCACGGCGCAGATCGGCGTCATGGGTGCACAGGGCGCGGTGAACATCCTGTACCGGCGCGATCTGGCAGCCGTCGCCCAGGACGGCGGCGATGTTGAGGCCCGCCGGGCCGAAGTGATCCGCCAGTACGAGGAAGAACTCCTCAACCCCTACCAGGCTGCCGAACTCGGCTACGTGGATGCGGTCATCGCCCCCTCGGACACCCGCATCCAGATCATCAAGGGATTGCGTGCCCTGCGCGACAAACGGGCCAGCCTCCCCGCCAAGAAGCACGGGAACATCCCGCTGTGA
- a CDS encoding PH domain-containing protein encodes MRKTLVPGEQVIVTTRPQPRRLAGAAVAFVLAPALAAYASAWIIRGGAARLAPAIGRQWTPWLVTACVLAAAAVWLGYCLPRLLRWQGTRYTLTSQRMVARYGLLNRRDQQVNLASVRNLTVHESVLQRLVRSGNISLETGYQGVVTFRDVPEVARFRDFILDAIGELPDESGAQPGGATYYPAGAFPEDMREGGRDDR; translated from the coding sequence ATGCGTAAAACCCTCGTTCCCGGGGAGCAGGTCATCGTCACAACCCGTCCGCAGCCGAGGAGGCTGGCCGGGGCTGCGGTGGCCTTCGTGCTGGCCCCGGCGCTGGCTGCCTACGCAAGCGCCTGGATCATCCGCGGCGGCGCGGCACGCCTGGCGCCAGCGATCGGCCGGCAATGGACGCCGTGGCTCGTCACCGCCTGCGTCCTCGCGGCTGCAGCGGTATGGCTGGGCTACTGCCTGCCGCGCCTGCTCCGCTGGCAGGGCACCCGCTACACCCTGACCAGCCAGCGGATGGTGGCCCGGTACGGCCTGCTGAACCGGCGGGACCAGCAGGTGAACCTCGCATCGGTCCGTAACCTGACGGTCCACGAATCGGTGCTGCAGCGATTGGTGCGCTCCGGGAATATATCCTTGGAAACCGGGTACCAGGGCGTGGTGACCTTTCGTGACGTGCCCGAGGTTGCAAGGTTCCGTGACTTTATCCTCGATGCCATCGGGGAATTGCCGGATGAAAGCGGGGCCCAGCCGGGCGGCGCCACGTATTACCCCGCCGGTGCGTTTCCGGAGGATATGAGAGAAGGTGGACGGGATGACCGATGA
- a CDS encoding MMPL family transporter, whose protein sequence is MALLLYRLGKFSYRRRWLVISLWLAVLVAVGGSAAAFHGTLSNNFQIPGTETQRIADKLKQELPSASGGSATIVFEAPDGGFTAESRAAVTDALKKLQTLPEVRGTVDPFATQAQVDQAGKAITDGEQQLAAGQAQLDASRTQLEAGKAQLAAAEQQLTAAGAPAALIEAQLGQQKAALAAGQAKLDAGTQELEANKAKLELGKRQAQAASAIRFVSEDNKAAVAQVQFNTSINGLAPTVRKQVQQIAHETSSAGVTAFASKEITEDISALFGTAEIVGIAVAALVLILMLGTLIAAGLPLLMAIMGVGVGVGITFALSGLFDMSSISPMLALMLGLAVGIDYSLFIVNRHRTQLLAGMDPEESVARANGTSGNAVVFAGLTVIIALAALVVPGLPFLTVMGLSAAGTVAVAVLVAITLTPAMLSLIGRRIISKRAWAKSEAHNAEPGHEASDLALDRERSTHGWGGLVTKHPWVALIAGVLLLGTLALPATQLQLALPDGGSEPVESEAYQAYDLTARSFGEGVTGPIVAVGEFPANLDATQAQKLQYDIADKLRAVDNVVAAVPVALSEDRRTAVFQVIPKEGPASASTVKVVSELRGLNGDIKADYDVAMGLTGQTAGNVDVSTKLGDALPPYLAIVVGLSLVLLLLVFRSIVVPLLATGGFLLSLSAAFGAVVAVYQWGWLGNVFDVANPGAVLSFLPIILIGVLFGLAMDYQVFIASGMREAYMHGSSAKEAVRVGFRHAAAVVTAAAIIMVSVFSGFIFSHLTMVRPLGFAMAFGVLFDAFVVRMTIVPAVMYLLGARSWWLPRWLDRILPDVDVEGAKLNRGQAAPVAGELVH, encoded by the coding sequence ATGGCACTCCTCCTCTACCGCCTCGGCAAGTTCTCCTACCGCCGGCGCTGGCTTGTCATCTCGCTTTGGCTTGCCGTGCTGGTGGCCGTGGGCGGTTCGGCCGCGGCCTTCCACGGCACCCTGTCCAACAACTTCCAGATTCCCGGAACCGAAACCCAGCGGATCGCGGACAAGCTCAAGCAGGAGCTGCCCTCGGCGTCCGGCGGAAGCGCCACCATCGTCTTCGAAGCGCCCGACGGCGGCTTCACAGCGGAGAGCCGGGCGGCCGTAACGGACGCACTGAAGAAGCTCCAGACCCTCCCCGAAGTCCGCGGCACGGTGGATCCGTTCGCTACCCAGGCCCAGGTGGACCAGGCCGGCAAGGCCATCACCGACGGCGAACAGCAGCTGGCCGCCGGCCAGGCCCAGCTTGACGCCTCCCGGACACAGCTGGAGGCCGGCAAGGCGCAGCTTGCGGCCGCCGAGCAGCAGCTCACCGCGGCGGGAGCGCCGGCAGCACTGATTGAGGCCCAGCTGGGCCAGCAGAAGGCGGCGCTGGCGGCCGGGCAGGCCAAGCTCGACGCCGGCACCCAGGAACTGGAGGCCAATAAGGCCAAGCTGGAACTCGGCAAGCGCCAGGCCCAGGCAGCCTCCGCGATCCGCTTCGTTTCCGAGGACAACAAGGCGGCCGTGGCCCAGGTGCAGTTCAACACGTCCATCAACGGACTGGCCCCAACGGTCCGCAAGCAGGTGCAGCAGATCGCCCACGAAACCTCCTCGGCCGGCGTGACGGCATTCGCGAGCAAGGAGATCACCGAGGACATCTCGGCCCTCTTCGGTACCGCGGAAATCGTCGGCATCGCAGTGGCCGCATTGGTCCTCATCCTCATGCTGGGAACGCTGATTGCCGCCGGGCTTCCGCTGTTGATGGCCATCATGGGCGTCGGCGTGGGTGTCGGCATTACGTTCGCGCTCTCGGGCCTGTTCGACATGAGCTCCATCTCCCCCATGCTGGCCCTCATGCTGGGCCTCGCCGTGGGCATCGACTACTCCCTGTTCATCGTCAACCGGCACCGGACCCAGCTCCTGGCTGGCATGGACCCTGAAGAGTCCGTGGCCCGGGCCAACGGCACATCCGGCAACGCGGTGGTCTTCGCCGGCCTCACGGTGATCATCGCCCTCGCAGCCCTGGTGGTTCCCGGCCTGCCGTTCCTCACCGTCATGGGCCTTTCAGCAGCCGGAACCGTGGCCGTTGCGGTCCTGGTCGCCATCACCCTGACCCCCGCCATGCTGTCCCTGATCGGCCGGCGCATCATCTCCAAGCGGGCCTGGGCCAAGTCGGAGGCCCACAACGCTGAACCGGGCCACGAAGCCAGCGACCTTGCGCTCGACCGCGAACGCAGCACCCACGGTTGGGGCGGCCTGGTCACCAAGCACCCGTGGGTGGCGCTTATTGCCGGCGTCCTCCTGCTGGGCACCCTCGCCCTGCCAGCTACCCAGCTGCAGCTGGCCCTGCCCGACGGCGGCTCCGAACCCGTGGAGTCCGAGGCCTACCAGGCCTACGACCTGACCGCGCGCAGCTTCGGTGAAGGCGTCACCGGACCCATCGTGGCGGTGGGCGAGTTCCCCGCAAACCTGGACGCAACCCAGGCGCAGAAGCTGCAGTATGACATCGCGGACAAGCTCCGTGCCGTGGACAACGTGGTGGCCGCCGTGCCGGTGGCGCTCAGCGAAGACCGCCGCACCGCCGTGTTCCAGGTCATCCCGAAGGAGGGCCCGGCCAGCGCCAGTACGGTCAAGGTAGTCTCCGAACTGCGCGGGCTCAACGGCGACATCAAGGCCGACTACGACGTCGCCATGGGCCTGACCGGGCAGACCGCCGGCAACGTGGACGTCTCCACGAAGCTTGGTGACGCCCTGCCGCCTTACCTGGCGATCGTCGTCGGCCTTTCCCTGGTCCTGCTGCTGCTGGTGTTCCGCTCCATCGTGGTGCCGCTGCTGGCCACGGGCGGCTTCCTGCTGTCCCTTTCGGCGGCCTTCGGCGCCGTGGTGGCCGTGTACCAGTGGGGCTGGCTGGGGAACGTCTTCGACGTGGCCAACCCCGGGGCGGTGCTCAGCTTCCTGCCCATCATCCTGATCGGCGTGCTGTTCGGCCTGGCCATGGACTACCAGGTGTTCATCGCCTCCGGCATGCGCGAGGCCTACATGCACGGATCATCCGCCAAGGAGGCAGTCCGTGTGGGCTTCCGGCACGCGGCAGCTGTGGTTACGGCCGCGGCGATCATCATGGTGAGCGTGTTCTCCGGCTTCATCTTCAGCCACCTCACCATGGTCCGGCCGCTGGGCTTCGCGATGGCCTTCGGCGTCCTGTTCGACGCCTTCGTGGTCCGCATGACCATCGTCCCGGCCGTGATGTACCTGCTGGGCGCCAGGTCCTGGTGGCTGCCGCGCTGGCTGGACCGGATCCTGCCGGACGTTGACGTGGAGGGCGCCAAGCTCAACCGCGGCCAGGCTGCACCGGTTGCCGGCGAGCTGGTCCACTAG
- a CDS encoding biotin--[acetyl-CoA-carboxylase] ligase yields the protein MDDAHAPGTPLNRGDLADQRFLSATGIPRIDVVDSTGSTNADLLRGATVDPAAWPDLSVLTAEYQTAARGRLDRHWETPPLSSVSVSIVLRPVNADGRPLPTQSYSWLSLIAALALRETLLETAGIPAELKWPNDVLVRGRKIAGILAQLGPMADGNVPPVILGTGLNVTLRESELPVPTATSVALEGAGTTDRTALLKSYLSHFAVLYRSFCNADGDPTAGMAGGPSLHKRVEAVMVTLGKQVRAQLPGDHEIIGHASRLDDYGSLLVVDRDGREHVVTAGDVVHLRPWTAPDAPNQGGYA from the coding sequence ATGGACGACGCACACGCACCGGGCACCCCCCTGAACCGAGGGGACCTGGCCGACCAGCGCTTCCTGTCCGCCACGGGGATACCCCGGATCGATGTGGTGGACTCCACCGGCTCCACCAATGCTGACCTCCTGCGCGGTGCCACGGTGGATCCCGCGGCCTGGCCGGACCTCTCCGTCCTCACCGCCGAGTACCAGACTGCCGCCAGGGGCCGGCTGGACCGGCACTGGGAAACTCCGCCGCTGAGTTCGGTGTCCGTCTCGATAGTCCTGCGCCCGGTCAACGCGGACGGACGGCCGCTGCCTACCCAGAGTTACTCCTGGCTCTCTTTGATCGCGGCTCTCGCGCTGCGGGAGACACTTTTGGAAACCGCCGGCATCCCGGCCGAGCTCAAATGGCCCAACGACGTCCTGGTGCGCGGCAGGAAGATCGCCGGCATCCTGGCACAGCTCGGACCGATGGCGGACGGCAACGTGCCCCCCGTCATCCTGGGCACCGGCCTGAACGTCACCCTGCGCGAAAGCGAACTTCCCGTTCCCACCGCCACCTCCGTGGCCCTTGAAGGTGCCGGCACCACAGACCGCACAGCCCTGCTGAAGAGCTACCTGTCCCACTTTGCGGTCCTTTACCGCAGTTTCTGCAATGCCGACGGCGACCCCACAGCGGGCATGGCGGGTGGGCCCTCGTTGCACAAAAGGGTGGAGGCCGTCATGGTCACGCTGGGCAAGCAGGTGCGCGCCCAGCTTCCCGGCGACCACGAAATTATTGGACACGCCTCCCGGCTGGACGACTACGGCTCGCTGCTGGTGGTGGACCGCGACGGGCGCGAGCACGTGGTGACGGCGGGAGACGTGGTGCACCTGCGGCCCTGGACAGCGCCGGACGCGCCCAACCAAGGCGGTTATGCGTAA
- a CDS encoding DUF885 domain-containing protein, which yields MTTDTSSAARPHTRIDAVADNYTDTLIRLNPTFATTLGLPGHETEYQDFSPAGIAGFAEAARDALATLEGLEPEDDVDAVTLDAMRERLGLQLLIHASGWEYAELNNIASPAQDIRAIFDLMPTDTEQDWEHIAGRAHNVPAAISGYTESLRLAKDAGRVAAARQVRIVIEQVAKYAAADGFFAKLAAQASTSAGPLPAALQDKLDAGADAARRAYTGLAEFLRTELLPAAPEKDAVGRGRYALASRSFLGAEVDLEETYAWGVQELDRLIAEQEQVAATIKAGATISEAKEILNNDPARQLKGTEALREWMQGLSDKAVAELAGVHFDIPDVMKKLECRIAPTDEGGIYYTGPSDDFSRPGRMWWSVPAGEDTFTTWAETTTVYHEGVPGHHLQVATATYRRELLNKWRRNVCWTSGHGEGWALYAEKLMQELGYLKDPGDHMGMLDMQRMRAARVVFDIGVHLELEIPERWGSGTWTADKGYDFLKENLPISEGQLNFEFTRYLGWPGQAPSYKVGQRLWEQIRTELESRPGFDLKEFHTKALNIGSVGLDTLRRALLS from the coding sequence GTGACTACAGACACCTCTTCCGCCGCGCGCCCGCATACCCGGATCGACGCCGTCGCGGACAACTACACAGACACCCTCATCAGGCTCAACCCGACGTTTGCCACCACCCTTGGCCTGCCCGGACATGAGACGGAGTACCAGGACTTCTCCCCCGCCGGCATCGCAGGTTTCGCAGAGGCGGCACGTGATGCCCTGGCCACGTTGGAAGGCCTGGAGCCTGAGGACGACGTGGACGCCGTCACCTTGGACGCCATGCGGGAGCGGCTGGGCCTGCAGCTCCTTATCCACGCCTCCGGGTGGGAGTACGCGGAGCTGAACAACATCGCCTCCCCGGCCCAGGACATCAGGGCCATTTTCGACCTCATGCCCACCGACACCGAGCAGGACTGGGAACACATTGCCGGGCGCGCGCACAACGTGCCTGCGGCCATCAGCGGCTACACCGAATCCCTGCGCCTGGCCAAGGACGCCGGCAGGGTGGCAGCTGCACGCCAGGTGCGGATCGTCATCGAGCAGGTGGCGAAGTACGCCGCGGCAGACGGCTTCTTCGCCAAGCTGGCGGCGCAGGCCTCCACCTCTGCCGGGCCATTGCCCGCAGCCCTGCAGGACAAGCTCGACGCCGGCGCTGACGCCGCCCGGCGTGCCTACACCGGACTGGCGGAATTCCTGCGCACCGAACTGCTCCCCGCTGCTCCCGAGAAGGACGCCGTAGGCAGGGGCCGCTACGCCCTGGCTTCCCGTTCGTTCCTGGGCGCCGAGGTGGACCTGGAGGAAACCTACGCGTGGGGCGTGCAGGAACTGGACCGCCTCATCGCCGAGCAGGAACAGGTTGCGGCAACCATCAAGGCAGGCGCCACCATCTCCGAAGCCAAGGAAATCCTCAACAACGATCCCGCCCGCCAACTGAAAGGCACCGAGGCACTGCGGGAATGGATGCAGGGCCTCTCCGACAAAGCCGTGGCCGAACTCGCCGGCGTGCACTTCGACATCCCGGACGTCATGAAGAAGCTCGAGTGCAGGATCGCCCCCACCGACGAAGGCGGCATCTACTACACCGGCCCCTCCGACGACTTCAGCCGCCCCGGCCGCATGTGGTGGTCCGTCCCCGCCGGCGAGGACACGTTCACCACCTGGGCTGAAACCACCACCGTGTACCACGAGGGCGTCCCCGGCCACCACCTCCAGGTGGCCACTGCCACCTACCGCCGCGAACTGCTGAACAAGTGGCGTCGCAACGTCTGCTGGACCTCCGGCCACGGCGAAGGCTGGGCCCTCTACGCCGAAAAGCTCATGCAGGAACTCGGTTACCTGAAAGACCCGGGCGACCACATGGGCATGCTGGACATGCAGCGCATGCGTGCAGCCCGGGTGGTCTTCGACATCGGCGTGCACCTCGAACTGGAAATCCCCGAACGCTGGGGCTCCGGCACCTGGACCGCCGACAAGGGCTACGACTTCCTCAAGGAAAACCTCCCCATCAGCGAGGGCCAACTGAACTTCGAGTTCACCCGCTACCTCGGCTGGCCTGGCCAGGCCCCCTCCTACAAAGTGGGCCAGCGCCTCTGGGAACAGATCCGCACCGAACTGGAATCACGGCCCGGGTTCGACCTCAAGGAGTTCCACACCAAGGCCCTCAACATCGGCTCCGTTGGACTCGATACCCTTCGCCGGGCGCTGCTGTCCTGA
- a CDS encoding acyl-CoA carboxylase subunit epsilon, translated as MTPTESPAGPADTPEAQAAPLLSVVKGQPNAEELAALTAVVLSLGGESPAPRKSPSVRHWVRRQQLRLAPTPGPGAWKRSQG; from the coding sequence GTGACGCCCACTGAAAGCCCTGCAGGCCCAGCCGACACCCCTGAAGCCCAAGCCGCTCCCCTGCTCTCTGTTGTCAAAGGGCAGCCGAACGCCGAGGAACTGGCCGCGCTGACCGCCGTCGTGCTCTCCCTGGGTGGCGAGAGCCCTGCTCCCCGCAAGAGCCCCAGCGTGCGCCACTGGGTGCGCCGGCAGCAGCTCCGCCTCGCCCCCACGCCCGGGCCGGGCGCCTGGAAGCGCAGCCAGGGCTGA
- a CDS encoding TetR/AcrR family transcriptional regulator, producing MQCKVARSVRAVATPLSSPGAEPATPSRRELNKAATRQAITDAALGLLRSKGPGNFTVEDIADAAGISRRTFFNYFSSTDAALASIVHGFLDKAIQILRLRPAEEPMLESAQAALVALADPKAIAPLAELFTLTQQSPLMSYPELEAWDYCRTQVFTVARERLAGTPGGQDELYVHALAGSIISCGKAAMEVWFSRRGPDLSPASLDELRQLLIDSMALLGAGFNTTAFPSATRSS from the coding sequence ATGCAGTGCAAAGTTGCACGTAGTGTAAGGGCTGTGGCAACACCCCTTTCTTCGCCAGGCGCTGAGCCGGCTACCCCATCGCGCCGGGAGCTCAACAAGGCAGCCACGCGCCAGGCCATCACGGACGCCGCGCTGGGACTTCTTCGTTCCAAGGGCCCCGGCAACTTTACGGTGGAGGACATCGCCGACGCCGCGGGCATTTCACGCCGCACCTTCTTCAACTACTTCAGCAGCACCGACGCCGCCCTGGCGTCCATCGTCCACGGCTTCCTGGACAAGGCCATACAGATTCTGCGCCTCCGCCCGGCAGAGGAACCCATGCTCGAGTCGGCGCAGGCCGCACTGGTGGCCCTGGCCGACCCCAAGGCCATAGCACCGCTGGCGGAACTGTTCACGCTGACGCAGCAAAGCCCGCTGATGTCCTACCCCGAACTCGAGGCATGGGACTACTGCCGGACCCAGGTCTTCACGGTCGCCCGGGAACGCCTCGCCGGTACCCCCGGCGGACAGGACGAGCTGTACGTCCACGCCTTGGCCGGCTCCATCATCTCCTGCGGCAAGGCAGCCATGGAGGTCTGGTTCAGCCGCCGCGGCCCGGACTTATCCCCCGCTTCGCTGGACGAGCTCCGCCAGCTGCTCATCGACTCCATGGCCCTGCTGGGCGCAGGCTTCAACACCACTGCTTTCCCATCCGCAACCCGTTCCTCCTGA
- a CDS encoding SDR family oxidoreductase, with translation MTPSDDALHAPDSPYRAAGSLAGRTILISGGSRGIGLAIAKRAARDGANIVLLAKTGEPHPKLEGTVYTAAEELVAAGGQALPLVGDVRRDDDVAGAVDAAMERFGGIDVVINNASAIDLSTTDAVDMKKYDLMQDINVRGTFLLSKLALPALRASEQGHILTLSPPLNLHPSWAGKHLAYTMAKYGMSLTTLGLAEELKADGIRVNSLWPCTLIDTAAIRNMPHGESMVLAARGPQIMADAAHAVLTGANLGTGTPPSGNFYTDEQVLAAAGVADFRPYSLGAPEDQLVPDIFL, from the coding sequence ATGACCCCAAGCGACGATGCTTTGCATGCTCCCGACAGCCCCTACCGGGCGGCAGGTTCCCTGGCCGGACGGACCATCCTGATTTCCGGCGGCAGCCGCGGGATCGGGCTCGCCATAGCCAAAAGGGCGGCGCGCGACGGCGCCAACATCGTGCTCCTGGCCAAGACGGGGGAGCCGCATCCCAAGCTGGAGGGTACGGTCTACACCGCTGCCGAGGAACTGGTGGCCGCGGGTGGCCAGGCTCTGCCACTGGTGGGTGACGTGCGCAGGGATGACGACGTGGCCGGCGCGGTGGATGCCGCGATGGAGCGGTTTGGCGGCATCGACGTCGTCATCAACAATGCGTCAGCCATCGACCTGTCCACTACGGACGCCGTCGACATGAAGAAGTACGACCTGATGCAGGACATCAACGTCCGCGGCACCTTCCTGCTGTCAAAACTGGCCCTGCCGGCGCTGCGGGCCTCGGAGCAGGGGCACATCCTCACGCTCTCCCCGCCGCTGAACCTGCACCCCTCCTGGGCGGGCAAACACCTCGCCTACACCATGGCCAAATACGGGATGAGCCTGACCACCCTGGGCCTCGCCGAGGAGTTGAAGGCGGACGGGATCCGGGTCAACTCCCTGTGGCCCTGCACCCTGATCGACACCGCTGCCATCCGCAACATGCCCCACGGCGAAAGCATGGTCCTGGCCGCGCGGGGCCCGCAGATCATGGCCGACGCCGCCCATGCGGTCCTCACCGGAGCCAACCTCGGTACCGGCACGCCGCCGTCGGGCAACTTCTACACGGACGAGCAGGTCCTGGCTGCTGCCGGCGTGGCGGACTTCCGCCCCTACAGCCTGGGGGCGCCCGAGGACCAGCTGGTTCCCGACATCTTCCTGTAG